The Bacillota bacterium LX-D genome has a window encoding:
- a CDS encoding phosphatidate cytidylyltransferase — MLYQRILTAVIGVPVAVFIVYLGKLPIFLTVTFISLLGLKEYYHIVDKLSIKPYRILGYLTGIIMLMVIYLNFPLRHYEPLIVLFLIGVINLVVNYGKRSISDLAYTLLGVLYISGLFGYLLLIRYNFINGFWWVIITLVLIWLNDSGAYFSGMYFGKHKLHVHVSPNKTIEGAVGGVLITIIAAIIISVVFGILTIWHSVMLSFLIALAGILGDLWESALKREAGVKDSGNLLPGHGGILDRFDSLLFAAPVVYYYLREFIIN, encoded by the coding sequence ATGTTATATCAAAGAATTTTAACAGCGGTCATAGGTGTTCCTGTTGCTGTTTTTATTGTGTACTTAGGTAAACTTCCTATTTTTTTAACTGTTACCTTCATCAGCCTTTTAGGTTTAAAAGAATATTATCATATTGTCGATAAGCTTAGCATAAAACCTTATCGTATACTAGGTTATTTAACAGGAATTATAATGTTGATGGTTATTTATTTAAATTTTCCTTTAAGGCATTATGAACCTTTAATTGTATTATTTTTAATCGGAGTTATTAATTTAGTCGTTAATTATGGAAAAAGAAGCATATCTGATCTAGCATATACTTTGTTAGGCGTATTATATATATCAGGTCTGTTTGGTTATTTGTTATTAATACGTTATAATTTTATCAACGGATTTTGGTGGGTCATCATAACTTTAGTTTTAATTTGGTTAAATGATAGTGGCGCTTATTTTTCTGGAATGTATTTTGGTAAACATAAATTGCACGTGCATGTTAGTCCTAATAAAACTATTGAAGGTGCTGTTGGCGGAGTACTAATAACTATTATTGCTGCAATTATAATTAGTGTTGTATTTGGCATATTGACAATTTGGCATAGCGTGATGCTGTCCTTTTTAATAGCCCTAGCAGGTATTTTAGGGGATTTGTGGGAATCAGCCCTAAAAAGAGAAGCAGGCGTGAAAGATTCTGGTAATTTGTTGCCGGGACATGGTGGCATTCTTGATAGGTTTGATAGTCTACTCTTTGCTGCACCCGTAGTATATTACTACTTAAGGGAGTTTATAATAAATTGA
- a CDS encoding isoprenyl transferase yields the protein MGFQSWRRLLHIFNKPLNENSLRRHYFAHLPKHIAIIMDGNGRWAKKRGLPRSAGHRAGVESLRDIVKACSEMGISYLTVYAFSTENWKRPKEEVDILMDLLAEYLQKELINLHKKNIKINPIGELEDLPSKVKQKLEEAVNVTKQNTGLTLTIALNYGGRNEIINAVKLIGDQLLSGKLVLDDINDETFRTYLYTNSLPDPDLLIRPSGELRVSNFLLWQIAYTEFWITDIFWPDFRREHLYQAINDYNKRERRFGGLKK from the coding sequence ATGGGTTTTCAATCTTGGCGCCGACTACTGCATATATTCAATAAACCGCTCAATGAGAACTCTTTAAGAAGACATTATTTTGCGCATTTGCCTAAGCATATTGCAATTATTATGGATGGAAACGGGCGTTGGGCTAAAAAGCGGGGTTTGCCCAGGAGTGCAGGTCATCGCGCTGGAGTAGAATCCTTAAGAGATATAGTTAAGGCATGCAGTGAAATGGGGATTTCCTATTTAACTGTTTATGCATTTTCTACAGAGAACTGGAAAAGGCCAAAAGAAGAAGTAGATATATTAATGGACTTATTAGCTGAATACTTACAAAAAGAACTTATTAATTTACATAAAAAAAATATCAAGATTAATCCTATAGGTGAGTTAGAGGATTTACCAAGCAAAGTTAAACAAAAATTAGAGGAAGCTGTAAATGTAACTAAACAAAATACAGGACTAACTTTAACTATTGCTTTAAATTATGGTGGTAGAAATGAAATTATCAATGCTGTAAAGTTAATTGGAGATCAACTTCTTTCAGGTAAGTTGGTTTTAGATGACATTAATGATGAAACTTTTAGAACATATTTATATACAAATTCTTTACCAGATCCTGATTTACTAATTAGACCTTCAGGTGAACTTAGAGTAAGTAATTTTTTATTATGGCAAATTGCTTATACCGAATTCTGGATTACAGATATTTTTTGGCCGGATTTTCGACGTGAGCATCTTTATCAAGCTATAAATGATTATAATAAACGGGAACGTAGATTTGGTGGTTTAAAAAAATAA
- a CDS encoding 4Fe-4S binding protein: MVYKITEDCLSCGVCVDECPNNAISEGDDRYVINADACTECGTCVGACPNEAIVEE; this comes from the coding sequence ATGGTGTATAAGATTACTGAAGATTGCTTATCCTGCGGTGTTTGCGTTGATGAGTGCCCAAACAACGCTATTTCTGAAGGCGATGATCGTTATGTAATTAATGCAGACGCTTGTACCGAGTGCGGAACTTGTGTAGGTGCCTGCCCTAACGAAGCAATTGTCGAGGAATAA
- the frr gene encoding ribosome recycling factor: MLAEVLKDLESNMKNAIEALKKDYSSLRAGRANPALLEKITVEYYGTPTPVNQLANISAPEPRLLVIQPWDRSVIAAVEKAILKSDLGLTPSNDGTVIRIAIPQLTKERRNELAKVVKKKAEEYRVQVRNIRRDANDDIKKMEKEGSIAEDESRKGLEQVQKLTDKYIEQIDKILANKEAEILEV; the protein is encoded by the coding sequence ATGCTTGCAGAGGTGCTTAAGGATTTAGAAAGTAATATGAAGAATGCCATCGAAGCTTTAAAAAAGGATTATAGCTCCTTAAGAGCCGGAAGAGCAAATCCGGCGTTGCTGGAAAAAATTACAGTAGAGTATTACGGAACTCCTACACCAGTAAATCAGTTGGCCAATATCTCAGCTCCAGAGCCTAGGCTTTTAGTTATTCAACCATGGGATCGCTCAGTAATTGCTGCTGTTGAAAAAGCGATTCTAAAGTCAGATTTGGGATTAACTCCAAGCAACGATGGTACAGTAATTCGAATTGCCATACCGCAGCTTACAAAAGAACGCCGAAACGAATTAGCTAAAGTTGTAAAGAAAAAAGCAGAAGAGTATAGAGTGCAAGTTAGAAATATACGCAGGGATGCAAATGATGACATTAAAAAGATGGAAAAAGAAGGAAGCATAGCTGAGGACGAGTCTAGAAAAGGTCTTGAACAGGTGCAGAAACTCACCGATAAGTATATTGAACAAATAGATAAAATTCTAGCTAACAAAGAAGCTGAAATACTTGAGGTATAA
- the pyrH gene encoding UMP kinase, which translates to MKKPSYKRIILKLSGEALAGKAGFGIDHKTIYDIAEQIKEIKELGVEVAIVVGGGNMWRGVTGSSKGMDRATADYIGMLATVMNALALQDALEKVGVQTRVQTAIEMRQMAEPYIRRKAIRHLEKNRIVIFAAGTGNPYFSTDTTAALRAAEIEAEVILMAKKVDGVYDSDPVKNSNAKKFVDLKYIDVLNKGLGVMDSTAVSLCMDNNIPLIVFNLNEKGNILKVILGEKIGTYVGR; encoded by the coding sequence ATGAAAAAACCTAGTTATAAAAGAATAATTTTAAAATTAAGCGGAGAAGCCCTGGCTGGAAAAGCAGGTTTTGGAATAGATCATAAAACCATTTACGACATTGCAGAACAAATCAAAGAAATTAAAGAGCTTGGAGTAGAAGTTGCAATTGTTGTTGGTGGTGGCAACATGTGGCGAGGGGTAACGGGTAGTTCAAAAGGGATGGATAGGGCTACCGCTGATTATATTGGGATGTTAGCTACGGTAATGAATGCCTTGGCTTTACAAGATGCATTAGAAAAAGTCGGTGTGCAGACAAGAGTACAAACTGCTATTGAAATGCGCCAAATGGCAGAGCCATATATTCGTAGAAAGGCCATCCGCCATCTGGAGAAAAATAGAATAGTCATATTTGCAGCTGGAACCGGCAATCCTTACTTTTCGACAGATACTACAGCAGCACTACGTGCTGCAGAAATCGAAGCAGAAGTTATATTAATGGCTAAAAAAGTTGATGGGGTATATGATTCAGATCCAGTGAAAAATTCCAACGCAAAAAAATTTGTAGACTTAAAGTACATTGATGTATTAAACAAGGGATTAGGTGTTATGGATTCAACTGCCGTATCCTTATGCATGGATAATAATATACCTTTAATTGTGTTTAATTTAAACGAAAAGGGTAATATATTAAAGGTAATTTTAGGAGAAAAAATTGGTACATACGTAGGGAGGTAA
- the tsf gene encoding translation elongation factor Ts, with translation MIMVSASQVKELRERTGAGMMDCKKALAEADGDIDKAIEILREKGLAAAAKKAGRITAEGLVEAYIHGAGRIGVLLEINCETDFVAKTDQFKELARDIAMQVAASKPDYVSREEVPQEEIEKEKNILKAQALNEGKPANIVEKMVEGRIEKFYKEVCLLEQPFIKDPDKSVQQLITEKISKIGENISIRRFVRYELGEGLAKRQNDFAAEVEAMTGGKK, from the coding sequence ATGATAATGGTAAGTGCGAGTCAGGTAAAAGAATTAAGAGAGCGGACAGGAGCCGGCATGATGGATTGTAAAAAGGCTCTGGCCGAAGCAGACGGAGATATTGATAAGGCTATTGAAATACTCCGTGAAAAAGGTTTAGCTGCAGCTGCAAAAAAAGCCGGAAGAATAACTGCTGAAGGTTTGGTTGAGGCTTATATACATGGAGCTGGGCGAATTGGTGTTTTGCTAGAAATTAACTGCGAAACAGATTTCGTAGCAAAAACTGATCAGTTTAAGGAGTTAGCTAGAGACATAGCGATGCAAGTTGCTGCTTCTAAACCTGATTACGTTTCTAGGGAAGAAGTTCCCCAGGAAGAAATTGAAAAAGAAAAAAATATTTTAAAAGCACAAGCTTTAAATGAAGGTAAACCAGCAAACATTGTTGAAAAGATGGTTGAAGGGCGAATTGAAAAATTTTATAAAGAAGTTTGCCTTTTAGAACAGCCTTTCATTAAAGATCCTGATAAAAGCGTTCAACAATTAATTACTGAGAAAATCTCTAAAATAGGTGAAAATATTTCTATCCGGAGATTTGTTCGTTATGAGTTGGGTGAAGGGCTAGCTAAACGGCAAAATGATTTTGCAGCAGAAGTTGAAGCTATGACTGGTGGTAAAAAATAA
- the rpsB gene encoding 30S ribosomal protein S2 gives MSVISMKQLLEAGVHFGHQTRRWNPKMAPYIFTERNGIYIIDLQKTVRKVEEAYNFIRECVSEGKQVLFVGTKKQAQESIKEEAERCGMFYVNERWLGGMLTNFQTIRRRIDRLHELERMEEEGVFEVLPKKEVAQLLNEREKLQRFLGGIKSMQNLPGALFVIDPRKERIAIAEARRLGIPIVAVVDTNCDPDEVDYVIPGNDDAIRAVKLLTAKIADAVIEGTQGQPEVEEA, from the coding sequence ATGTCAGTTATCTCAATGAAACAGTTGCTCGAAGCCGGAGTCCATTTTGGACATCAAACTCGTCGCTGGAACCCAAAAATGGCTCCTTACATTTTTACTGAGCGTAACGGTATTTACATTATAGATTTACAAAAAACTGTGCGTAAAGTTGAAGAAGCGTATAACTTTATACGTGAATGTGTAAGTGAAGGCAAGCAAGTTTTATTTGTCGGTACTAAAAAACAAGCTCAGGAATCTATAAAAGAAGAAGCGGAAAGATGTGGCATGTTTTATGTTAACGAAAGATGGTTAGGTGGAATGTTAACAAACTTTCAAACCATTCGTCGCAGAATTGACCGCTTACATGAGTTAGAGCGCATGGAAGAAGAAGGTGTTTTTGAAGTACTACCTAAGAAAGAAGTTGCGCAACTCTTAAATGAAAGAGAAAAACTGCAAAGATTTTTAGGCGGAATTAAAAGCATGCAAAACCTACCTGGGGCTTTATTTGTAATTGACCCCAGAAAGGAAAGAATTGCTATAGCTGAAGCCCGTCGTTTGGGTATACCTATTGTTGCAGTTGTAGATACTAACTGTGACCCAGATGAAGTAGATTATGTTATTCCAGGTAACGATGATGCTATTAGAGCTGTTAAGCTCTTGACTGCTAAAATAGCGGATGCAGTTATTGAAGGAACTCAAGGTCAACCTGAAGTTGAAGAAGCTTAG
- the codY gene encoding GTP-sensing pleiotropic transcriptional regulator CodY — protein MKTLLEKTRNINRLLQKTAGNPVDFDEMAEVLRDQIKCNCYIVGRYGKIHGTAFVEGFVCEKMSDIVFEAERFPDDYNKELLLVNETKANFIQKENCCIFSKDNRCVFNNKLTTIVPIIGGGQRLGTLLLSKFNIEFTDEDLVLAEYGATVVGIEILRSKAEKIEEEARKRATAHIALETLSYSELEAIEHIFDELEGDEGVLVASKIADRAGITRSVIVNALRKFESAGVIESKSLGMKGTYIRVLNDNLLEELQRLRR, from the coding sequence ATGAAAACGTTATTGGAAAAAACGAGGAATATTAACAGGCTCTTGCAGAAGACTGCCGGAAATCCGGTTGATTTTGATGAAATGGCCGAAGTACTAAGGGATCAGATAAAATGTAATTGTTACATTGTTGGCAGATATGGTAAAATTCACGGCACAGCATTTGTTGAAGGTTTTGTTTGTGAAAAGATGAGTGACATTGTTTTTGAGGCTGAAAGGTTCCCTGATGATTATAATAAGGAATTGCTGCTAGTTAATGAAACAAAAGCAAACTTTATTCAAAAAGAAAATTGCTGCATTTTTAGCAAAGATAATAGATGCGTATTTAATAACAAATTGACGACTATTGTGCCCATTATTGGGGGAGGGCAAAGGTTAGGTACTTTGTTGTTATCTAAGTTTAATATAGAATTTACGGATGAAGACCTGGTTCTAGCTGAATATGGAGCTACTGTTGTTGGTATTGAGATTCTGCGTTCTAAAGCAGAAAAAATCGAAGAAGAAGCCCGTAAAAGGGCTACAGCCCATATTGCTTTAGAAACCCTTTCCTATTCTGAATTAGAAGCAATAGAGCATATTTTTGATGAATTAGAAGGGGATGAAGGTGTCTTAGTGGCTAGCAAGATTGCTGATCGAGCTGGCATAACTAGATCCGTAATTGTAAATGCTTTAAGAAAATTTGAAAGTGCCGGGGTTATTGAATCAAAGTCTTTAGGTATGAAGGGAACATACATTAGAGTCTTAAATGATAATCTTTTAGAAGAACTGCAGCGTTTAAGGAGGTAG
- the hslU gene encoding ATP-dependent protease ATPase subunit HslU, whose product MGDLTPHQIVQELDRYIVGQTEAKKSVAIALRNRYRRKKLPIDLQDEILPKNIIMIGPTGVGKTEIARRLAKLVKAPFIKVEATKFTEVGYVGRDVASIVRDLVETSIRMVRQEKTAVVNERAQLMAEERILEILAPSPKKENTNKNPFEIFFGATANQNATEDQFTEQEFQRKASEQKAILREKLRRMELENELIEIEIEDQKPPMFEAFTSSGIEEIGINLQDMFGGMFPKKKRKRKVSVAEARKCLTQEEAEKLIDMDEVITQAIYRAEQDGIIFLDEIDKIAEKESNHGPDVSRGGVQRDILPIVEGSTVVTKYGPVKTDHILFIAAGAFHITKPSDLIPELQGRFPIRVELESLTKENFEQILTEPQNSLIKQYVALLATEGLEIEFTSDAIAKIAEIAFDVNAQTENIGARRLHTILERLLQDLFYESPELGQRKIMINAKYVEKALQSIVKNQDLSRYIL is encoded by the coding sequence ATGGGAGATTTAACACCGCATCAGATTGTTCAAGAGTTAGACCGTTATATAGTTGGTCAGACTGAAGCTAAAAAAAGTGTTGCTATAGCTCTGCGTAATCGTTATCGTCGTAAAAAATTACCTATAGATCTTCAAGATGAGATTTTGCCCAAAAATATTATTATGATTGGTCCAACAGGGGTTGGTAAAACCGAAATTGCAAGGCGTTTGGCCAAATTAGTAAAGGCACCTTTTATAAAGGTAGAGGCCACTAAATTTACGGAAGTTGGCTATGTAGGTAGAGATGTTGCGTCTATAGTACGTGATTTGGTAGAAACATCAATAAGGATGGTTCGACAAGAGAAAACAGCTGTTGTTAACGAAAGGGCTCAGCTTATGGCAGAAGAAAGGATTTTGGAAATACTTGCTCCTTCTCCTAAGAAAGAAAATACTAATAAGAATCCCTTCGAAATTTTTTTCGGGGCTACTGCAAATCAAAATGCAACAGAAGACCAGTTTACTGAACAAGAATTTCAAAGAAAAGCTAGTGAGCAAAAAGCTATTTTGCGAGAAAAATTACGACGGATGGAACTTGAAAATGAACTGATTGAAATAGAAATCGAAGACCAGAAACCTCCTATGTTTGAGGCCTTTACTTCATCTGGCATTGAAGAAATAGGAATTAATTTGCAGGACATGTTTGGAGGAATGTTCCCTAAGAAAAAAAGAAAGAGAAAGGTTTCTGTGGCAGAGGCAAGAAAATGTCTAACTCAAGAAGAAGCCGAAAAATTAATTGATATGGACGAGGTAATAACTCAAGCTATTTACCGTGCTGAACAAGATGGCATTATTTTCTTGGATGAAATAGATAAAATAGCTGAAAAGGAAAGTAATCATGGGCCCGATGTATCTAGGGGAGGCGTCCAAAGGGATATTTTGCCTATTGTTGAAGGTTCTACGGTAGTAACCAAATATGGCCCAGTTAAAACTGATCATATTTTATTTATTGCTGCAGGGGCATTTCATATTACTAAACCTTCAGATCTTATTCCTGAACTTCAGGGTAGATTTCCTATTCGGGTAGAATTAGAGAGCCTGACAAAAGAAAATTTTGAACAAATTTTAACAGAACCCCAAAATTCTCTAATTAAACAATATGTTGCTTTGTTAGCCACAGAGGGATTGGAAATTGAATTTACTTCCGATGCCATTGCGAAAATAGCTGAAATTGCTTTCGATGTTAATGCTCAAACTGAAAATATTGGAGCTAGACGTTTGCATACGATTTTGGAAAGACTTCTTCAAGATTTATTTTATGAGTCTCCTGAACTTGGCCAAAGAAAAATAATGATTAATGCAAAATACGTGGAAAAAGCTTTACAAAGTATTGTTAAAAATCAAGATTTAAGCAGATACATTCTTTAG
- the hslV gene encoding ATP-dependent protease subunit HslV gives MFHATTIVAVKNNNRVAIAGDGQVTFGNTTIMKHQAKKVRRLYGGKVIAGFAGSVADAITLFEKFEGKLEEYRGNIQRAAVELAKDWRSDRVLRKLEALLIVANSDTILIISGSGEIIEPDDGIAAIGSGGSYALAAARALAKHTSLTASEIVREALLIASSICVYTNNNITVEEI, from the coding sequence ATGTTTCATGCTACTACTATTGTAGCGGTTAAAAATAATAATCGAGTAGCAATTGCTGGTGACGGGCAAGTAACCTTTGGAAATACTACAATTATGAAACACCAAGCTAAAAAAGTACGACGATTGTATGGAGGAAAGGTTATTGCTGGTTTTGCTGGTTCCGTGGCAGATGCTATTACCCTATTTGAAAAATTTGAAGGTAAGCTGGAAGAATATCGTGGAAATATACAGAGAGCTGCCGTGGAATTGGCAAAGGATTGGAGATCAGATCGGGTTTTGCGAAAACTAGAAGCGCTGCTTATTGTTGCAAATTCTGATACTATTTTGATAATTTCAGGTAGTGGTGAAATTATTGAACCTGACGATGGGATCGCAGCCATAGGCTCTGGGGGATCATATGCTTTAGCTGCTGCCAGAGCTCTTGCAAAACACACATCTTTAACTGCATCTGAAATTGTACGAGAGGCTTTATTAATAGCGTCTTCTATTTGTGTTTATACAAACAATAATATTACTGTAGAAGAAATATAG
- the xerC gene encoding tyrosine recombinase XerC: MLTLVQIDVSVINMYYSFDSLVDAFLNYLKIEKNVATHTLTAYSHDLAQFHHFLQESSLDQLSKIDLSKITHNHIRNYLAYLYKMGFKKTTMARKLAALRSFYRYLNRENSISNNPLYFIRGPKKDRILPGFLYEYQMEELLNAPDVETLLGQRDKAILEVFYASGIRISELVGLNLESLDFTLECLLVWGKGSKERIVPIGSCAVVALQRYLSEARPQLSGSKNENALFLNYKGNRISVRGVRLIVDKYINKLAQKGKLSPHSLRHSFATHMLERGADLRVVQELLGHVSMSTTQIYTHVTKARLREVYQKTHPRA; encoded by the coding sequence ATGTTAACATTAGTGCAAATTGATGTATCGGTGATTAATATGTATTATTCTTTTGACAGCTTAGTGGATGCATTTTTAAATTATTTAAAAATTGAAAAGAATGTGGCAACACATACTTTAACGGCGTACTCTCATGATTTAGCGCAATTTCACCATTTTCTTCAGGAAAGTAGCTTAGATCAATTAAGCAAAATTGATCTAAGCAAAATAACTCATAACCATATTCGCAATTATTTAGCGTATCTTTATAAAATGGGTTTTAAAAAAACAACAATGGCTAGAAAACTGGCCGCTTTAAGATCATTTTACCGTTATTTAAACAGAGAAAACTCGATAAGTAATAACCCATTATATTTTATTAGGGGACCCAAAAAGGACCGGATTTTACCAGGATTTTTATATGAATACCAAATGGAAGAATTACTTAATGCCCCGGACGTTGAAACCTTGCTTGGACAAAGGGATAAAGCAATTTTAGAGGTTTTTTATGCCTCGGGCATTAGAATTAGTGAATTAGTGGGATTAAATTTAGAAAGTTTGGATTTTACATTAGAGTGCTTGCTGGTATGGGGAAAAGGCTCAAAGGAAAGGATAGTTCCAATTGGCAGCTGTGCAGTTGTAGCTTTGCAAAGGTATTTGTCGGAAGCCAGGCCCCAATTGTCCGGTAGTAAGAATGAAAATGCATTGTTTCTAAATTACAAGGGTAATAGAATAAGCGTTAGAGGAGTTCGCTTAATAGTTGATAAGTATATTAATAAATTAGCCCAAAAGGGTAAACTTTCACCTCACTCTTTGCGCCATAGTTTTGCAACACACATGTTGGAAAGAGGAGCTGATTTAAGGGTTGTCCAGGAGCTATTAGGACACGTAAGCATGTCCACTACTCAAATTTATACTCATGTTACTAAAGCAAGATTAAGGGAAGTGTATCAAAAAACCCATCCTCGGGCTTAA